The genome window ACTCCGCGGTCACGTCCAGGCTCTCTCCGTTCTTCTTCGTCGATACCTTCCAGACCACGGCCTTGCCATCCTGGCTGACCGTCACGATTCCGTTCGTCGAGTTCGGCTCGCCGGGGGCAAAGTTCGGGGAAAAAGCGGCATCCCACACCCACCACGTGTGTTCGCGGAGCACCGCCGCCTCGCGAGGCTTCGCGGGATCGGCCATGTCCCACAGCCGCGCGGTCTCGTCATAGGAGGTCGAGAGGAGCCAGCGACCGTTGTCGGAGAAGTTGACGCTCACGGCGGCATCGGTGTGGCCGGGAAGCGTTGCCACGAGTTCGCCCGTCGCGGCGTTCCACAGGTTGACGTACCGGTCCCGGGCACTTCCCGCCGTCGCGAGCAGTTTTCCGTCCGGAGACCATGCGACGCCGTGAACGTAGAGATCGGGATGCGGGATCGAGAGCTTGAGCTTGCCGGTCGCGGCGTCCCAGATCCGGGCCTGCCGGTCCCAGCTTCCGGTGGCGATCAGCGACCCGTCCGGCGAGACCGCCACGGAGTCGACCGGGCCATCCATCGTCAGGGCTCGCGACGCCTGCCGGCAGAGGTGCATCAGCCGGCCCCACTCCCAGTTCCGGAGCTCCGGCTTGCACTGGTTGAGGAGCGTCTCCGCAACGTCGAAGGCGTTCTCGTCGATCTTGGCCGCCGCCAGCCCGATCCGGGCGACGTAGGACTCGTACTCCTCGGCCTCTTTGGCCGTGACCGCGATCGTCCGCTGCTTGTCCGCCTCCTGCCGCTGGGCCTCCGCGAGGAGCTTCTGCTCTTCGGCGAGCTTCTTCTGCTCGATTGCCCGCATCTCCTGCTTCTTCGCCTCGTCCCGCTGCTCCTGGGCGATCTTCTGCTGCATCTGCGCGTTGTCCCGCTCCTTCTTGGCGATCATCGACTGCTCGACGGCAATCTTCTGCTGCATCTGGGCGTTGTCCCGCTCCGTCTTGGCAATCTGCGTCTGCTCGACGGCGATCTTCTCCTGCTTCTTCGCTTCGTCCCGCTGCTCCTGGGCGATCTTCTGCTGGGTCTGCGCGTTGTCGCGCTCTTTTTTGGCGATCATCGACTGCTCGACGGCAATCTTCTGCTGCGTCTGGGCGTTGTCCCGCTCCGTCTTGGCGATCTCGGTCTGCTCGACCGCAATCTTCTCCTGCTTCTTGGCGTTGTCCCGCTCGACCTGGGCGATTGCCGTCTGTTCCTTGGCAATCCCTTCCTGCTTCTTCGCCTCCTCGCGCTGCGCGATGGCGACGTTCCGTTCCGACCGGATCCAGAAGAACGCCACGCTGGCGATCAGGAAGATCACCGCCGCCATAAGCCCCATGGCCCGCTTGGCCGCCTGGAGCCGTCGCTGCCGGGCGTTCCGTTCCTCGAGACCCGCCTTCAGCTTGTTCCGGACCGCAATGTGGGCCGGCTCGGCGGACGTCGCCAGCGACAGGCCGAGGTCATAGTCGTGCCGTTCGAGGGCGGTCTCGGCGTAGGCCAGCCGGGCCGCCAGAACGCCGGTCCTGGCCTGCGCGTTGGCGGGCCACAGCTCGATCGCTTCTTCGAAGCCGAAGACCGCTTTGTTGAAGCCGGTGTACTCCTTCGTCTTCCGGGCGGCGTCCAGGTCCTCCTGAGCCCGGACCGCCATGGCGATGCTCTCGGAGTGCGAGAGGTACTCGCGGATCGCCGTCTGGAAGTCCTGAACGGTGGCGTATCGATCGGGCGGATTGGTCGCCATCGCCTTGTAGGCGATATCGAGCAGCTCGCCGGACTTGTCGGTCTCGGTAAGGACGTTCCGCATCGCGTTCAGGAGGCACTCCTGAACCTTCTTGCCCGGATGCGGAGCCTTGTTGGTGATCAGCTCAAAGAGGATCGCCCCCAGCAGATAGACGTCGCTGGAGTACGTGATCCGGTCGAGCGGCCCCGTCGCCATTTCGGGGGCCATGTAGGCGGGGGTGCCTCCCATGCCCGGGAGAGCGATGTCCCGCCCCTTCTGGAACTGCTCGGTCGGGAGTGCCAGCCCCCAGTCCATGACGAGGACTTCACCGAAGCTCCCGAGCATCACGTTCTCGGGCTTGAGGTCCCGGTGGATGATCCCGCGGGCATGGGCGAACGCCACGGCGTCCGCCGTCCGGAGGAGAATCTCCAGGTTCTCATGCAGCGTCTTCTTCTTGAGGACCTTGAGCCACGGCGTCCCCTCCACCTTCTTCATGCTGTAGAAGAGGATCCCCTTGGCGTCCGAACCGACGTCGTAGATCGGGACGATGTTGGGGTGCTCGAGGTCCCCGGTGACGATCGCCTCCGCCAGGAACTTCTGCCGCTGGGTGCGGTTCGAGGCGGCCGGCCCCTTGATCATCTTGACCGCCACGTTGCGGTCGACCGAGGTCTGCCGGGCGGTCCAGACGACCCCCATCCCCCCCTCGCCAAGGACCTTGATCAGGTCGTAGTCCGGGCTGCTGATGTGCTGCGTCTCGCCCGAGCGCATCGAGCGGCGGGGGACGGTGTCGAGCGTGCCGCGGACCGACTCCATGCTCTGCGAAGGGAGCTCGCGGGACTTGAGCGTCGCCGCCGGCTGTTCGCCACTGAGGTCCTCGAAGTTCGTCTGCAGCGTCCGCATCTCGCTGGCGCGGACTTCCGCGTCTTCGTCGCCCGCATCCGACATCATCGTCTGGGCGCTCTCGTTCGGCCCTCCGTCGCCGCCGTCGGACTGGAACGTCTGCGCGCTCTCGTCCGGACCCTGGGAGTGGCTCCCCTGGGTCACGATGACGTAGCCGCTCTCGTTGCTCCCCTGATCGAAGTCGTCCGACGTCATCGTCTGGGCGGAGCTGTCGATGGGCGACGGCGGCGAGTCGGAAGCCCGCGTCTTCTTCGAAGGCTCGATCGCCTCGTGCTCCGGCCACTCGTCGGAGACGAACGTCGCGTCGACGCTCGTATCGCCCGTGGCGGGGGGCATCTCGCCGGAGTCGAGCGTCCGGTCGGGCGCGGCGCCGCGGGGAGCGGCCGGCGGCGAATCGGACTCCGCCTCCGCCATGGTCTGATCGGGCCGGGGCTCCGGGCGCGGCTTCGCCGGTTTCGCGGCGGGAGGGGCCGGCCGCGCCGGGGGACGCGAGCGGGCCAGAGTCGGAGCCGGGGCGGGGGGAGCGGTGGCGTCTTCGGCAAACGTCAGATCGGGGCGCTCGGGCCTGGGCGCCGCGGGGGGGCGCTCGGCCGCCGCCTGAGATTCGAAGACGATGTCGGAGGTCATCGGGTCGGCGGACTGCTGGGCCGGCTCCCGTCCGCCGAACCACATGTCGAGGGCTTCATCGGACTGCATGGTCCGGGCGGAGTCGGAGGCGGGACGCGGCTCGCCGGTCCCGTCGTCGGAGAGGAGGGTCTGCGAGGAATCCCCCGTCGCCCGGACATCCTCCTCGGAGGCGAATTCGTCGGCCTGCAGCGTTCCGCCGGGGTTCTCATGCGGCAGGGGAAGGGGGGGAGCGGGGGACTTTGCGAAGTGTTCCGGCAGGGCGCTGCCGCAGCTCGGGCAGCGCTTCAGCCCGGCTCCGAACAGGGGAGCATGACAATCAGGACAGATCATGAGGACACCCGGCCGAAAAAGAACCCGCCGCCATCCTGACATCTTTCGCCGTGGTCCGTCACAGCTGTCAAACGCAAAATGCCCGATCGATCCGCAAACCCCCGGACGTTCCGGCAACAGACGGAGCCCGGTGCCCTCGGCCGTTGCCGGGGGACTGCGCTCCCGGCCAACAGTCACAATCCCTATGTCGGGCCGCATGTCTCGCGAGCCACCGCGACGGCAGACGGTCAAAGGAGGATTGGCGCCGTTGATCCGCCGGCGGATCGGACCCGTTGTGGTCTCCGGTGCCCGCCGGAGGAAAACGGACCCGGAGCTGGAACGTCCTGATTCTACCGAGTTTGGAACGATCCGCTTCTCAAAAGGCCCCGATTTCCGCAGACTGCCCGGCGGCCCGGGTTGACAGCGACTGGAGAGGAAACCAATGGGATTCATTCGCGTGATGGGGATCGTCCCGCTGGGGATCGGGCTGACCGTCCTGGGATTCCTGTGGCTGACGCCGTTCAACGAGTTCGGCTCCCCGCCACTGTTCTTCCGCGTCTTCGGCTCGTTCATCGCCCTGGCGTTCGTCCTCCAGGGGGGCGCGATGGTCTACGGCCGCCTGCCGATGAACGCCGAAGCCCTGCGGAAAGCGATGGACCTGGTCCGCCAGGGAGGCCCGCCGACAGAGCCGGGAACCGGTGTCGGAGCCAGCCAGGGAGCCGCCGGCTACCGCTGCCCGAACTGCGGCGCCTCGATCGCGGAGGGGGCCGACGTCTCCCCCAGCGGCGACGTGAAGTGCGACCACTGCCGCCGCTGGTTCAACATCCACCGCCAGGGCTGAAAGAAAGAACCCTGGGGTCCAAGGCGAGCAGCACTGGCCGCCGGAGGCACTTTCGTTGAAACGGTCGCGGGCGGAGTGCTTTGGCCAGGACGCTTCAAAGCGAGTGGGAAAGGCGACGAGAGAACTTCGCCGGCTTCAGCACCGCGCTGACTCGTTCCGGCGTCGCGACGGAGGGGGCCTCCGACCCCGTCGGCTCGATCCCGTTCGCGAGCTCTCCCCAGGTCTTCGACCAGACCTCCAGAAACATGCACCCGATGGCAATGACCACCGGCGCCGTCAGGATCACCAGCATCGGAATCAGCAGAATTCGTTCTTTCATCTCGGCCTCCTCGTGGAGCCCCTCGGACGCCTGAATGCGACCGACGGGACACCGTTCACAATCGCCATCGCGAGTGAGAGGAGGGTGACGCGTACTTAAAATCGGCTTCAGGGTTCTTCTTGTCCCTGCAGCGCTCTGTGGGAATTGGACCGTTCCTCAGCGAAAAGGCCTCCAGCGGCCAGGGCGGCCCGCCCTGGACTCGGGGGGCTGCGGGAATCCCTTCGGCAAACGGCCCGGCGCGCTACCCGTCGTGGGGCGCACATTCTCCGGCGATCTCGACCTCGTCTCCGGTGACGACCAGCCGCTCTACCGTGTAGGCCCAGTACTTCAGCGGGCCCCCCTTCATCTGCGGCGGGATCCAGGCCCGCAGCGTGTTGAACAGCGAGGCGGTCTTCATCACGCTCAGCTCAATCTCGCCGCGAGCCTCGAACCGGTCCTCCATCTCCCGCCCCAGACCCTCCCGAGCGATCACCAGGACGTACCGGTGCTGGTGCGATTCGGACTTGGCGTGGGCGTGCATCTGAAGAGACCGCAGCTCCACGTCGTTTCCATCCACGGTCAATCGGAATCGGTCCGGCAACGCGACCTCCCGGTTCGGAGTGCTGAGCCTGAATGGCTCAACGGCCCACATCATCGGTAGGGAGCGAAACCATAATACTTCGGTCGTTCATCCAGCCGGACATGGAGCCAGGAGACCCCGGCTCCGGCGGTACTGAGCCAGACGGGCCTGGTCCCGATCCGCCGCGCCGTGGTCTCCCCGACGAGCCGCCACAACGCGTCCCGCTGATCCGTGGGAGCCTGTCGAACGAACGCCGCCAGGTGTCCGTACGCGGATTGGTCGGCGACCGGGCATGGAACGACGAGGATCGCATCCCCGCTGAGATTCGGGATCGCCACGACGTCCTCCTCCGCTCCAGCAAAGTGCTCGGAAAACGCCTGTGGATCGGGAGTCCGAGCCAGCCCCGGAGCATCGAGGACCACGCACTCAAATGGACGCGACACGGTGTCGGTCGTAACGGCTGGCGTCTCCCACCGGAACTCGGCGAAGGGAACCGCGGCCAGCAGCCCGTTGAACCAAGTCCGAAACCCGGCCTCCTCGCGCCAGCCCCGTAGCACCTCCATGACGGTTGCCGGACGCGATTCGAGATCGAGCGCCAACCGCAGGCCGCGGTGACTGGGGAGTTCTTCGCTGCGACTTGTCCACATCGGCAGGGGACTCCATGACGAAGAAGGCGACTGCCGTCACTGTCCTGCCCAGACTTCCGGGGAACAAGTCTCACCCGCTCGAACCGCGTTCTTGCCGGCATAGCGTTGCTCGCTCAAACCCAACTTGCGACGGCAGCCTGGGGTCAAGGGGGCCACGCCCCCTTGCCGCCGGAGGCACTCCTGTGAGGAACCGTGGTGCACAAGGGACGTCCCCTTGGTGGAACGAGTGGCGAGGACTCCCTCAAACCACATCGCTCGCTTTGCAATCCCCGCGGGTTGGTAAGGGGGCATCCGGAACGGTGTCCGCGCTTGGACACGCTCTCCTTCAGACATCTCTCGACGAGAGGGCCTCCGGCGGGCAAAGGGGTCGAGAAAACAACACAGGCCCCTCTGCACTCCCCACCAGGGGGGCCCTGGACCCGGTGGACGAGGGGCGTCGGCTGCGCTGGGGAGACCCGGCCGCCTTGTTGACGATTCCTCGCTGGATATCATCGCCGTCCGCGGGGCATTGAGGCCGGCGCCCTCGTCCAGAAACTCTGAGACCGGCCCGTCCCGACTGTGCGGGAGCAAACTTCGTGGCGAAAGCGAAGACGGCGGCCGTCAACAGGGAGACCCGGAAACCACGAAAGTGGCCCCACACCGCCGACCTCCGGCCATGGCTCGAAGTCCAGCTGGACCTGTGCGAGCAGCACCCCAAGCCAGCTGCCGCCGGACTCCAGGCCTGCGTTCCACTCAAGCAGCTCGCCGAGTGCGGACAAGAGACCGCAGCGCTCAAGCGGCTTCAGCGGCTGCTCGACCGGTTGCCCCCCTCGGAGTGCCAGGCCAGCGGCTTCCTGGCCCTGACGGCAGTCCAGATCGCCCTCGACCTGCCCGATCCCCGCCGCGCCGAAAAGTACCTTCGGCTGGCCGAAGCCCGCGAGTCGAACGCTCCGCCGCGTGAGCGGAAGGCCCTTCAGATCCGGCTCAACCAGGTCCGGAAACTGAACGGACTGCCCGAACCGCCCGGCTCAAGCGCGGGGGGCAAGGACGATCCCCTGTGGCAACTCGGCCAGTCGCGGCTGGCCTTTCGCACGGCGCTCCTGGCGGGGGACAAACCCACCGCCGCCAAGGCCCTTCAGAAGACGACGAAGCTCATCCCGGAGGTCGATCAGTTCTGGCTGAAACCCGGCCTGACGCTCAGCGCGGTGAACGCCTTCCGTCGCCTGGGGGACGACGCGGCCCTGGCCCGGTATGTGACGTGGCTCGACCGGAACAGGCATTCCAGCGACCTCGCCACCGGCAGCCTCTGGGGAATGGGGCTGACCGATCTGGCGAACAAGCGGGCGCAGGACCGCGTCGCCAGCCATTTGAAGAAGCTCAAACGCGATCCCGACTCCAACATCCATTTCCCCGTCCACGAGATCAGCGAGGAGCTGTGGTTCTTCCTCCAGACGGGCCAGGCGGACACGGCGGCCAGACTGCTGCAGCGCACCCTCCGCGATCTCCCCAGTTGGCCGGGCCTCCACGGCGGATTCGTCGGGGCCGGCGTCCTGACGGAGCTGGCCGAACTGCTGGCGGAACTCGACAGTCCCGAGGCGGCTCGTGAGCTGCTCGGCTTCGCTATCCAGGCGGGCAAAGCGGAACGGGACCCCGGATTTCGCAAGGGGGCCCTCAAAGCCGCGGACGAGCAGTTCGAAGCCCCGGGGCTCGCGGCCATGATCGCCAAAGCGAGATCGATCAAGAACGCCGCAAAGCGGCGAGAGACCTTGATCCCTCTCCTGACGAAACAGTCTGCCTGGTCCGAACTGGCCAAGGTCCTCGACGAGATCCCGAACGCCGACGAACTCCTCGGCTCGCTGCACTCTGTCCTGTTCAGGCTCCCCGGCGGATCCAGGCTGGCCTAGCGTAGGCACACCGGCCGGAGATCGTTGGCAGATCGGATGTGTCGATTGTTGTCCCTGCCCGCTTGAAGCCTCCCCGCTTGAAGCCCCCTGCGCGAAGAGAGTCCCCACCATGAAGATCCTTGTCTCGGGCCAGGCGTCGGCTCACGATGACGAGACCGGCGAGATCATCACCGACGCGGCGCGGCTCCGGTCACTCGGCGGCCTGCGGTACGACGGCGACCTGTGCGCGAACTATCTCGATCATGAGCAGCTGAACGACATCAGTATTGTCGGCGGCGCGATTGAAGTTGTGTGGGCTCCGGACCAAAGCGGTCTGCGGGTCGTCAGCGAGTACTGGTCGCCGGTGGAGCTCAGCCCAGACCAGCTCCAGGCGCTCACCGATCAGACTCTCGGACAATGGAGCGACGGCATCGGCGAAGGGTGTTTTGACGAATGGTCGCAGGAGAGCGGCATCGGTCTGGATCTCGCCCCGTTCGCCCGGGACGACTACCAGGATCCGGTCGCCGAGCAGGTGGACGACGACCGCGAAGTCCCTCGCTTTGCCCATCTGGCCAAGGCGGTGTGGAAAGGAAGGCTCGATGTCGTGCAGCAGGCCGTGGAAGAGAAAGCGGACCTGAACGCGGTCTACGACGGCCACACCGCGCTGCTCCTGGCGATTATGAAGAAGGACGTGGCGATCGCGCTCCTCTTGATCGAAGGGGGAGCGGACGTCGATCGCGGCTCCGTCATCGGGACCACCCCGCTGATGGCCTGCACCTCCCTCCCGCCGGCCGACGCAATGCGGGTGGCGAAGGCCCTCGTGGCCCGGGGATGCGATCTCGAGGCGGTCGACTACGAGGGCCAGACTGCCGCCACGATCGCGGTGAACACCAACCAGCCGGAAGTGGCGGAATTCCTGAGAACGCAGAGAACTTCGTAGGGGCCGCCGGTGTCGTTGCCGTCGCTTCGGCAACCGTGCCGAATGTCGGCCGAAATTCCAGAGAGACGCCAGCGCGATGGCAATGTTCGTCCACCTGGCTTCGAATTCGTGCCTGGCCCGAATTCGCCGAAGCGGCATCGCCCGGTTGCGACGTCCTGGAGGAGAATTCCCCGTAGGACTCTTTGCCGTTCCGGTGACGAGGAACTTTTTCCTCTCGCACCAGTGGCTGCGGGAGCTGAGGCGAAACAGTTCGGGTCTCATGTCGGGGGTGTACTTTCGGATTCCCGACGAAGAGGCGGTCTGGGTTGGCCACTACGGCCAGCCCCACCGCTGGATGACCGCCGCCGAAGCGGTATGCGCGTTCTCCTCCGCCGAGGACGCTCGAGGCTGGGAAGTCGTGATTCCGCGGCGGATCGAAGTCGATGAGTTGCACGCGATCCGGAAGGTGCCTCAAGTCGTGGGCTGGCGGTTCTCCCCGTCAGCGAAGGGGAAGCCGCCGTACTGCACCTGTCCGTTCTGCATCCGGGGGACGTACGGAGCCAGGCGGCTGCGGGAGCGGCTGGGAGCCCCGGATGACGGACGACGTTGAACGGGCGAGCCGAGTTTCGCCATCGCTGAAACGGACTCCGTCTGATCGTTCTCCGCGGGCGGCAGTGGAGGGGTAAGTGAGCTCAGGACGCGACCTCTCCTAACTGCCGGACGCCGACCGTCTCCGTGGCGCGGGGGATTCACGCCTCACTTGGCCGCTCGGCACGAGCCGGCCAGCGCGAACGGCTCCGGGCTGGCCTGGAATTGCCGCTCGCGATCCCCCACCCTCTACTGCGACCCGCCGCAACGGACTCCCGTAGTCCGTCGCCCTTCCCCTGCTGTTCCTCCGGAAAGCCGCTCATGAGATTCCCCCTCCGTTCCCTCCTTCTTTGTCTGGCTCTCTGTCCGTTGATGCCGGGCCGGGGCGTCCTCGCTCAGGACGCGGCCCGGAAGCCGTTCGTCCCGCAGCCGATCATCGCCGGCGGGCAGGTTCTCCCGCTCTATCCGGCGGACTCGCCGAAGCTCAAGCGGGAGAAGCTGCACGAGGCGGAGCAGTACAACACGAAGGGAAAGTCGGACAAGACGCTCAACGTCATCGGCGTCCACAACCCCTCGATCGAGGTCCACCTGGCCGGTGATGACCCGGCGAACACCGGCGCGGCGGTCATCATTGCTCCCGGGGGCGGGCATCAGATCCTGTGGGTCGGACCTGAAGGGGGGGACTTCGTCCCGTTCTTCAAGAAGTACGGCGTCTCGACGATCATCCTCCGCAACCGCCTGCGGATCGACGGCTACGAACCGACCACGGACGCCGTGAACGACGCCTTCCAGGCGATCCGTCTCGTCCGCTCGCACGCCGCCGAGTGGAAGCTCGACCCCGCCCGGATCGGGATCATGGGCTTTTCCGCGGGCGCGGAACTCTCCGCGCCGACGGCCCTCTTCTTTGACGACTTTGAAAAAGAGAACTCCGGCTCCGCCGATCCCCTGGCCAAGGTCTCCCCGCGACCGGACTTTGTCGGGGTGATCTACCCCGGCCCGACGCCGTTTACGAAGGCCCCGGAGACGAAGATCCCCAAGAACTGCCCGCCGAGCTTCATCGCCTCGGCCGGCCCCGGTGACCGGGTCCATGCCCTGTGGGCCGCCGACTACTTCACGGCGATGCTGAAGGCGGGGGTTCCGAATCTCGAGATGCACATCTATGGCAACGGCGGGCACGGGGGAGGGCTCACGGCCCGGGGCGGTATTCCGTTTGCCACCTGGACGGACCGCTACATCGACTGGTTCAAGGATCTGGGATTCCTCGACAAGCCGGGAACGCCGACAAAGGCGGCCAAGGATGTTGAGGCGTTCGGGAAGAAGGGGAAGTAGTCTTCGGTTGGCAGGCGTTCGCTGAAGTGAGAGGAACCAGAGCCCCGGGTCCAGGGCTGGAAGCCCTGGCCGCCGGAGGCACTTTCAATGAGGAACGGTCCAAACCACAACGGACATGGCCGAGCGGTCCGAGCGAAAAACCTCAACGCACGACGTGTCCGTTCTTCGGATCCGTCCGCAGGTCCAGCGTCTCGTTGTCGTCGGTGTAGAAGAAAAACCCGAACATCATCTCGTGAATGGTCTGCGGTCCGTTCCGCACCGTCGCCTCCGGGTCGGGATTGAACGGGTTGAACCGCGAGTTGTCGAAGTGCG of Planctomyces sp. SH-PL14 contains these proteins:
- a CDS encoding protein kinase domain-containing protein; the protein is MICPDCHAPLFGAGLKRCPSCGSALPEHFAKSPAPPLPLPHENPGGTLQADEFASEEDVRATGDSSQTLLSDDGTGEPRPASDSARTMQSDEALDMWFGGREPAQQSADPMTSDIVFESQAAAERPPAAPRPERPDLTFAEDATAPPAPAPTLARSRPPARPAPPAAKPAKPRPEPRPDQTMAEAESDSPPAAPRGAAPDRTLDSGEMPPATGDTSVDATFVSDEWPEHEAIEPSKKTRASDSPPSPIDSSAQTMTSDDFDQGSNESGYVIVTQGSHSQGPDESAQTFQSDGGDGGPNESAQTMMSDAGDEDAEVRASEMRTLQTNFEDLSGEQPAATLKSRELPSQSMESVRGTLDTVPRRSMRSGETQHISSPDYDLIKVLGEGGMGVVWTARQTSVDRNVAVKMIKGPAASNRTQRQKFLAEAIVTGDLEHPNIVPIYDVGSDAKGILFYSMKKVEGTPWLKVLKKKTLHENLEILLRTADAVAFAHARGIIHRDLKPENVMLGSFGEVLVMDWGLALPTEQFQKGRDIALPGMGGTPAYMAPEMATGPLDRITYSSDVYLLGAILFELITNKAPHPGKKVQECLLNAMRNVLTETDKSGELLDIAYKAMATNPPDRYATVQDFQTAIREYLSHSESIAMAVRAQEDLDAARKTKEYTGFNKAVFGFEEAIELWPANAQARTGVLAARLAYAETALERHDYDLGLSLATSAEPAHIAVRNKLKAGLEERNARQRRLQAAKRAMGLMAAVIFLIASVAFFWIRSERNVAIAQREEAKKQEGIAKEQTAIAQVERDNAKKQEKIAVEQTEIAKTERDNAQTQQKIAVEQSMIAKKERDNAQTQQKIAQEQRDEAKKQEKIAVEQTQIAKTERDNAQMQQKIAVEQSMIAKKERDNAQMQQKIAQEQRDEAKKQEMRAIEQKKLAEEQKLLAEAQRQEADKQRTIAVTAKEAEEYESYVARIGLAAAKIDENAFDVAETLLNQCKPELRNWEWGRLMHLCRQASRALTMDGPVDSVAVSPDGSLIATGSWDRQARIWDAATGKLKLSIPHPDLYVHGVAWSPDGKLLATAGSARDRYVNLWNAATGELVATLPGHTDAAVSVNFSDNGRWLLSTSYDETARLWDMADPAKPREAAVLREHTWWVWDAAFSPNFAPGEPNSTNGIVTVSQDGKAVVWKVSTKKNGESLDVTAESVGRFTSHEGPIYSVAFDPSGKSVATAGYDRRVLLWNPVDVPPFSLSDTEGRKTVKFRELDGHTAPVQSVAFSKDGALLVSGGRDNSVKVWSIEQGRSLKTLRGHNSAVRAAVFSPDGRTVASASQDQRVLLWGVEDYEEFRVLEGRTLAGHTDAILGASFSPDGKQVLTASRDRTARSWDARTGKELQTFREGHDYLASSALVFRDGRTLITAAADNTVRFWDIAAGTQFQRLPGTGWSAAVALSSDERWLVTGSDDEAARLWDLRTLSREAGEDAQHAGRIAEPARLNGHNGRITAVAFAPGSNLVATGDTNGRCLLHRIHDNGSSELVWNVRHHTRRVTSLKFLNEKELLSASSDHTVGRLNAANGQEVDGLLLKHAEAVTVVAISKDRTRIATVSELESAAGAFTEGSHVTIFDAVTAKPLEAFDIKQFTVTSIDFTPDGKSLLSACSDNTVRLITPGGEKPVAAPLIDFNARGGLVWSARLTDDARSIITVGGSDARLWDATTTRESMTFSPHGAVASARFSPDGAKVVTGSWDNSAKIWQAETGQALLKLEHGHDGYINATVYSPDGRLILTASDDGTAKLWDAATGKILRTLKGHTDRVRSATFSRDGSQILTTSNDKTARLWNTATGEQVGKPFEGHTWAVLSGQFSPDGSRILTGGEDNEARLWDVESRGTVSVLRGHTAAVTSVAFSRDGKRAFTASQDNTAKLWDATRAESKEILTLKGHSQEVTAVTFSPDGREVLTASRDGKAILWLTSDWTEKHGPVAKRD
- a CDS encoding DUF6940 family protein — encoded protein: MWTSRSEELPSHRGLRLALDLESRPATVMEVLRGWREEAGFRTWFNGLLAAVPFAEFRWETPAVTTDTVSRPFECVVLDAPGLARTPDPQAFSEHFAGAEEDVVAIPNLSGDAILVVPCPVADQSAYGHLAAFVRQAPTDQRDALWRLVGETTARRIGTRPVWLSTAGAGVSWLHVRLDERPKYYGFAPYR
- a CDS encoding ankyrin repeat domain-containing protein, with product MKILVSGQASAHDDETGEIITDAARLRSLGGLRYDGDLCANYLDHEQLNDISIVGGAIEVVWAPDQSGLRVVSEYWSPVELSPDQLQALTDQTLGQWSDGIGEGCFDEWSQESGIGLDLAPFARDDYQDPVAEQVDDDREVPRFAHLAKAVWKGRLDVVQQAVEEKADLNAVYDGHTALLLAIMKKDVAIALLLIEGGADVDRGSVIGTTPLMACTSLPPADAMRVAKALVARGCDLEAVDYEGQTAATIAVNTNQPEVAEFLRTQRTS
- a CDS encoding alpha/beta hydrolase, which produces MRFPLRSLLLCLALCPLMPGRGVLAQDAARKPFVPQPIIAGGQVLPLYPADSPKLKREKLHEAEQYNTKGKSDKTLNVIGVHNPSIEVHLAGDDPANTGAAVIIAPGGGHQILWVGPEGGDFVPFFKKYGVSTIILRNRLRIDGYEPTTDAVNDAFQAIRLVRSHAAEWKLDPARIGIMGFSAGAELSAPTALFFDDFEKENSGSADPLAKVSPRPDFVGVIYPGPTPFTKAPETKIPKNCPPSFIASAGPGDRVHALWAADYFTAMLKAGVPNLEMHIYGNGGHGGGLTARGGIPFATWTDRYIDWFKDLGFLDKPGTPTKAAKDVEAFGKKGK